The Ananas comosus cultivar F153 linkage group 7, ASM154086v1, whole genome shotgun sequence genome has a window encoding:
- the LOC109712446 gene encoding peroxidase 51-like, whose product MAKIGVVVLLLFLSLYVFPQLGSAQLQQNYYANICPNVETIVRNAVTKKIQETFVTVGATIRLFFHDCFVQGCDASVIIVSTGNNTAEKDNPINLSLAGDGFDTVIRAKAAVDAVPQCTNKVSCADILAMATRDVIALAGGPSYAVELGRLDGLSSTASSVNGRLPPPSFNLDQLTSLFAANGLSQSDMIALSAAHTVGFAHCSTFANRLYNFSPGSPVDPSFNQAYAAQLQAACPPNADPNLAVANDPVTPRVFDNQYYKNLQQGMGLFTSDQVLFTDSRSAPIVNSWAQSPQAFQQAFVTAITKMGRVGVKTGSQGNIRRNCAFFN is encoded by the exons ATGGCAAAAATTGGTGTGGTGGTGCTGCTACTCTTCTTGAGCCTCTATGTGTTTCCTCAATTGGGCTCTGCACAGCTCCAGCAAAACTACTATGCTAACATTTGCCCCAACGTCGAGACCATCGTGAGGAATGCCGTCACGAAGAAGATTCAGGAGACCTTTGTGACCGTCGGAGCCACAATTCGCCTCTTCTTCCACGATTGCTTCGTTCAG GGATGTGATGCCTCGGTGATAATCGTGTCGACAGGGAACAACACGGCGGAGAAGGACAACCCAATTAACCTCTCCCTCGCTGGAGACGGATTCGACACCGTGATTCGGGCTAAGGCGGCGGTGGATGCAGTCCCCCAGTGCACGAATAAGGTGTCGTGTGCCGATATCCTCGCGATGGCCACTCGGGACGTCATAGCTCTG GCGGGCGGGCCGTCATATGCGGTGGAATTGGGGAGGTTGGATGGGCTGAGCTCGACGGCGAGCAGTGTTAACGGGAGGTTGCCACCACCGAGTTTCAATTTGGATCAACTTACCTCTCTATTCGCAGCAAACGGGCTCTCTCAATCCGACATGATCGCTCTCTCAG CGGCTCACACGGTGGGCTTCGCTCACTGCAGCACCTTTGCGAACCGCCTATACAACTTCAGCCCAGGAAGCCCAGTGGACCCAAGCTTCAACCAGGCCTACGCGGCCCAGCTACAGGCCGCATGCCCTCCTAACGCAGACCCGAACCTAGCCGTCGCAAATGACCCGGTCACTCCCCGGGTCTTCGACAACCAGTACTACAAGAACTTACAACAAGGAATGGGCCTCTTCACCTCAGACCAAGTCCTCTTCACGGACTCGCGATCGGCGCCCATCGTCAACTCATGGGCCCAGAGCCCGCAAGCATTTCAGCAGGCCTTTGTTACCGCCATCACGAAGATGGGGCGGGTCGGAGTCAAAACCGGGTCTCAGGGAAACATTCGCCGCAATTGCGCCTTCTTCAATtaa